A stretch of the Arachis stenosperma cultivar V10309 chromosome 6, arast.V10309.gnm1.PFL2, whole genome shotgun sequence genome encodes the following:
- the LOC130934088 gene encoding uncharacterized protein LOC130934088 — protein sequence MVTCTVNGVQFLDSMCDLGAYVSIMPLSVYHILRLPPLKRSTARFVLADKSIITVTGVAEDVLVNIKGLVFPIDFYVHEMPSSESERASSILLGRPFLRTSRFKLDAYSGTYSFEIDGRVVSFSLEEAVKHPSENHSLFRCDPIHNIVAEVHLAKLDENHMIEDTNEDPIEANTLPHPDHLEIQTSSQDQKVELKPLPPHLKYSYLYEAHKFPVIIAKELNPQQEEKLICILRKNKRAIGWNLADLVGISPQVCEH from the coding sequence ATGGTCACTTGCACTGTGAATGGGGTACAATTTCTAGATTCTATGTGTGATCTCGGTGCATATGTTAGCATTATGCCCCTCTCCGTCTACCATATATTGAGGCTACCACCATTGAAGAGGTCAACGGCAAGATTTGTTTTAGCAGACaaaagcataataaccgtgaCGGGTGTTGCAGAAGATGTACTAGtaaatataaaagggttggtgTTTCCGATTGATTTCTATGTTCATGAGATGCCATCAAGCGAGTCCGAGAGGGCATCATCTATTCTACTTGGGAGACCATTTTTGAGGACCTCTAGATTCAAGTtagatgcctactcgggaaCTTACTCGtttgaaatagatgggagaGTCGTGAGTTTTAGCCTGGAAGAAGCAGTGAAACATCCATCGGAGAATCATTCTCTATTCCGGTGTGACCCAATTCACAATATTGTGGCCGAGGTGCATCTTGCAAAGTTAGATGAGAACCACATGATTGAAGACACAAATGAAGATCCAATCGAAGCAAACACATTACCCCATCCGGACCATCTGGAAATTCAAACTTCAAGCCAAGACCAAAAGGTAGAACTAAAGCCACTACCACCCCACCTAAAGTACTCATATCTTTATGAAGCCCACAAGTTCCCTGTGATCATTGCAAAGGAACTAaatcctcaacaagaagaaaagttgaTATGCATCTTGAGGAAGAACAAAAGGGCCATAGGGTGGAATTTGgcggatctagtgggaataagcccccaagtatgcgagcacTGA